A stretch of Kaistella flava (ex Peng et al. 2021) DNA encodes these proteins:
- a CDS encoding NAD(P)H-dependent flavin oxidoreductase: protein MSEKENKVTTLFKIKYPIIQGGMIWHSGWRLASAVSNNGGLGLIGAGSMYPDILRENIQKCKAATNKPFGVNVPMLYPNLEEVIQIILEEGVKIIFTSAGNPKTYTETLKKEGLKVAHVVSSTKFAMKCEDAGVDAIVAEGFEAGGHNGRDETTTFCLIPNVKQHISKPLIAAGGIALGSQMKAAMILGADGVQIGSRFAATVEASSHDNFKNKVISLDEGDTHLTLKELAPVRLVKNKFFHDLEKLYDQGRNAEVLRETLGRARAKRGMFEGDLEEGELEIGQVSALIHEILPVEKVFENLLKEYQAANAVDL from the coding sequence ATGAGTGAAAAAGAAAATAAAGTCACCACTTTATTTAAAATAAAATATCCCATTATTCAGGGTGGAATGATTTGGCATTCCGGTTGGCGGTTGGCTTCTGCGGTTTCTAATAACGGCGGTTTAGGCTTAATTGGAGCCGGAAGTATGTATCCCGATATTTTGCGCGAAAACATCCAAAAATGCAAAGCAGCAACTAACAAACCTTTTGGCGTCAATGTTCCGATGCTTTATCCAAATTTAGAAGAAGTTATTCAAATCATATTAGAAGAAGGCGTAAAGATTATTTTCACTTCCGCCGGAAATCCGAAAACCTATACAGAAACCCTCAAGAAAGAAGGATTAAAAGTCGCTCACGTGGTTTCCTCGACCAAGTTTGCCATGAAGTGTGAGGACGCTGGAGTCGACGCAATTGTCGCGGAAGGTTTCGAAGCCGGCGGACATAATGGACGTGATGAAACAACGACATTCTGTTTGATTCCAAATGTAAAACAACATATCTCAAAACCTTTGATTGCCGCTGGTGGAATCGCTTTAGGTTCTCAAATGAAAGCAGCCATGATTCTCGGCGCAGATGGTGTTCAAATCGGTTCCCGTTTCGCCGCCACGGTGGAAGCGAGTTCTCACGATAATTTTAAAAATAAAGTCATTTCGCTGGATGAAGGCGATACGCATTTAACCTTAAAAGAATTAGCACCTGTTCGTTTGGTGAAAAATAAATTCTTCCATGATTTGGAAAAACTCTACGATCAAGGCAGAAATGCCGAAGTCTTAAGGGAAACCCTTGGAAGAGCCAGAGCCAAACGCGGGATGTTCGAAGGCGACTTGGAAGAAGGCGAATTGGAAATTGGACAAGTCTCCGCTTTAATTCACGAAATCTTACCCGTCGAAAAAGTCTTTGAAAATCTGCTGAAAGAATATCAGGCTGCAAATGCAGTTGACCTTTAG
- a CDS encoding DUF1800 family protein: MNISQLQKNQHLLLRAGFGSNLSQIEKLESLTVTGIWKNLSANYSFKPLELKALPENLDYQKLAKLDADSKKAILQKNRKQNQEINLKFLKEMVHSEDQLREKMAFFWHGHFATRTQNSQFNLQLLNTIRQKALGNFGDLLTSVSQSPAMLQFLNNQQNKKGHPNENFAREVMELFTLGRGNYTEKDVQEGARAFTGWSFQPDGTFSEKPKTHDSGTKTFLGKTGNFDGNDALQIILDQKATSKFIVTKIYKFFVNEKPNPSIINHLSDRFYASKYDIKDLMTEIFTAKWFYNEENIGTKIKSPIELMAGIMRTLPMKIEKPENLIVYQKLLGQMLLYPPNVAGWPSGKSWIDSSTLMLRLQLPQIWSGLRPLEFAPKSDDDVEMGMKNAQSNFKNFKNANIVIDWDSVESVYKNKKVSDYLLQNKSSLSEKTVQEFSNASVKQRIINTMSTPEFQLC; the protein is encoded by the coding sequence ATGAATATTTCCCAGCTTCAAAAAAATCAACATCTGCTTTTGCGTGCCGGTTTCGGATCCAATCTTTCTCAAATTGAAAAATTAGAAAGCTTAACGGTTACCGGAATTTGGAAAAATTTATCTGCAAATTATTCTTTTAAACCACTCGAATTAAAAGCGTTACCGGAGAATCTGGATTATCAGAAATTGGCGAAATTGGATGCTGATTCCAAGAAAGCAATCCTTCAGAAGAACCGAAAACAAAATCAGGAAATCAATCTGAAATTTCTCAAGGAGATGGTTCATTCCGAAGATCAACTGCGGGAGAAAATGGCCTTTTTCTGGCACGGACATTTTGCCACCAGAACGCAAAACTCTCAATTCAATCTCCAACTTTTAAATACGATTCGCCAAAAAGCACTTGGGAATTTTGGAGATCTATTAACATCAGTTTCTCAAAGTCCCGCGATGTTGCAATTCTTAAATAATCAACAAAATAAAAAAGGTCATCCCAACGAAAACTTCGCCAGGGAAGTGATGGAACTTTTTACTCTCGGTCGTGGAAATTATACAGAAAAAGATGTTCAAGAAGGAGCGCGCGCATTTACCGGATGGAGTTTTCAACCTGACGGCACGTTTTCCGAAAAACCAAAAACGCATGATTCAGGAACCAAAACTTTTCTGGGGAAAACCGGTAATTTTGATGGAAACGATGCTTTGCAAATTATTCTGGATCAAAAGGCAACTTCAAAATTTATTGTGACAAAAATTTATAAATTTTTTGTTAATGAAAAACCCAATCCCAGTATTATCAACCATTTGAGTGATCGGTTTTACGCTTCCAAATACGATATCAAAGATCTAATGACCGAGATTTTCACGGCAAAATGGTTTTACAATGAAGAAAATATTGGCACCAAGATAAAATCTCCGATTGAATTAATGGCTGGAATCATGCGAACGCTTCCCATGAAAATCGAAAAGCCGGAAAATTTAATTGTTTATCAAAAATTGCTCGGACAGATGCTGCTTTATCCACCCAACGTTGCAGGCTGGCCTTCCGGAAAATCCTGGATCGACAGTTCTACTTTGATGTTGCGTTTGCAGCTTCCTCAGATTTGGTCTGGTTTACGACCGCTGGAGTTTGCTCCAAAATCAGATGACGACGTAGAAATGGGAATGAAGAATGCACAGAGTAATTTTAAAAATTTCAAAAATGCCAATATTGTGATCGACTGGGATTCTGTCGAAAGCGTTTATAAAAATAAAAAGGTGAGCGATTATCTGCTTCAAAATAAATCTTCTTTAAGTGAGAAAACGGTTCAGGAATTTTCTAATGCTTCGGTGAAACAAAGAATCATCAATACGATGTCAACTCCCGAATTTCAACTTTGTTAA
- a CDS encoding DUF1501 domain-containing protein: protein MLLKRRDFLKISSLATASLMVPNFLKSMTFPEALDKENRILVVLQLSGGNDGLNTIIPTKNDIYFREREMIAIKDSLRLTDEAGINPSLSYFKELFDSGELAVLNNVGYPNPDKSHFRSMDIWHSASKSDEFLETGWVGRYLDEACYNCEHPTQALEIDDMLSLALKGKEKKAFAFKDPKRLYETSQEKYFKSLYDTHDHHDETVEYLYQTMGSTINNAGYIFDKSNAKATTASYPNSALGKDFKNIASLINSDINTKVYYLSVGSFDTHVNQNQRQSQLFSEINEAVKAFVKDLKSNGKFNEVLLMTFSEFGRRVSQNASKGTDHGTANQMFFVSGGLKKKGILNQLPDLEKLNDGDLIYTEDFRKVYATVLKNWLGADSNKILGWKNGIYDFV from the coding sequence ATGCTACTAAAAAGACGAGACTTCCTAAAAATATCTTCCCTGGCAACTGCTTCTCTAATGGTGCCGAATTTTCTTAAATCAATGACTTTTCCGGAAGCTTTGGATAAGGAAAACCGAATTCTGGTTGTACTTCAACTGAGTGGTGGAAACGACGGATTGAATACCATCATTCCTACAAAAAATGATATTTATTTTCGGGAAAGAGAAATGATTGCGATTAAAGATTCTCTGCGATTAACTGATGAAGCGGGAATTAATCCAAGTCTCAGTTATTTTAAAGAACTCTTTGATAGTGGTGAATTGGCCGTTTTAAATAACGTAGGTTATCCCAATCCCGACAAATCTCATTTCCGAAGTATGGATATCTGGCATTCCGCGAGTAAAAGTGATGAGTTTTTAGAAACCGGTTGGGTCGGAAGATATTTGGATGAAGCCTGTTACAATTGCGAACATCCAACGCAGGCTTTAGAGATTGATGATATGTTGAGTCTGGCGCTGAAAGGGAAAGAGAAGAAAGCCTTTGCGTTTAAAGATCCGAAAAGGTTATACGAAACTTCACAGGAGAAATATTTCAAATCACTTTATGATACGCATGATCATCATGATGAAACGGTAGAGTATTTATATCAAACGATGGGTTCAACCATTAACAATGCAGGATATATTTTCGATAAAAGCAATGCGAAAGCAACTACAGCAAGCTATCCTAATTCTGCTTTAGGGAAAGATTTTAAAAATATTGCCTCGCTCATTAATTCAGATATTAATACGAAAGTCTACTATCTTTCCGTCGGAAGTTTTGATACGCACGTGAATCAAAATCAACGACAATCTCAGCTTTTCTCTGAGATTAATGAAGCGGTGAAAGCGTTTGTTAAAGATTTAAAATCGAACGGTAAATTTAATGAGGTGTTGTTAATGACCTTCTCTGAATTCGGTCGGCGCGTTTCTCAAAATGCGAGCAAGGGAACAGATCATGGAACTGCGAATCAAATGTTTTTTGTTTCCGGCGGTTTAAAGAAGAAAGGAATTCTCAATCAATTACCAGATTTAGAAAAATTGAATGACGGCGATTTAATTTATACCGAAGATTTTCGTAAAGTTTATGCAACGGTTTTAAAAAATTGGCTCGGTGCCGATTCCAATAAAATTCTGGGATGGAAAAATGGTATTTACGATTTTGTTTAA
- a CDS encoding HopJ type III effector protein, with amino-acid sequence MLIAQLKQNPETIQFNDVISFIDEHNNFTPTQFKNGNTINEADQNNGSCKVFSFAKLNDLSKEETLSLFGDFYRNDVLKNPEGSDHQNIRNFMEFGWDGISFEGEALKQK; translated from the coding sequence ATGTTAATAGCGCAATTAAAGCAAAATCCAGAAACTATTCAATTCAACGATGTTATTTCCTTTATTGATGAGCATAACAACTTTACTCCAACGCAATTTAAAAATGGAAATACAATCAACGAAGCCGATCAGAATAATGGTTCCTGCAAAGTTTTCAGTTTTGCAAAATTGAATGATTTATCAAAAGAAGAAACCTTATCCCTTTTCGGAGATTTTTATCGAAACGATGTTTTGAAAAACCCTGAAGGAAGCGACCATCAAAATATCCGAAACTTTATGGAGTTCGGTTGGGATGGGATTTCTTTTGAAGGTGAAGCTTTGAAGCAGAAATAA